A section of the Thermodesulfobacteriota bacterium genome encodes:
- the clpS gene encoding ATP-dependent Clp protease adapter ClpS, whose amino-acid sequence MSDERINIDDLEGELLTEETTQLKRPDMYRIVLLNDDYTPREFVVWVLVKVFYKSEEEGTRIMLDAHTKGKSIIGVYTYDIARTKVMQVDNLAKQHQHPLKCDMEVEEGGEDE is encoded by the coding sequence ATGTCTGATGAGAGAATAAATATTGACGATCTTGAGGGAGAGCTCCTCACCGAAGAAACTACTCAATTAAAAAGACCCGATATGTACAGGATTGTACTATTGAATGATGATTACACACCCAGAGAATTTGTAGTATGGGTATTGGTAAAGGTTTTCTATAAGAGTGAAGAAGAGGGCACACGAATAATGCTTGACGCTCACACAAAAGGTAAAAGTATTATTGGCGTATATACTTATGACATCGCAAGAACAAAGGTGATGCAGGTAGACAATTTAGCGAAACAACACCAGCATCCATTAAAGTGTGACATGGAAGTCGAAGAAGGCGGAGAAGACGAATGA
- a CDS encoding GNAT family N-acetyltransferase yields MQNVNKTFPHNPKENKKSSHFNLTVYDSIKHIDKNQYNRITDRENPFLEYEFLEALEISGCVGNDTSWIPRHIVLSDDKKIIGALTFYVRFDSYGEYIFDWEWAQAFENAGLQYFPKVVVAIPFTPANGTRILVDPDYSFEEIVLVMVNCLIEFCKKEHISSIHFLFLTEKEQRFLEKLGFLTRKTHQYHWKNREYECFDDFLDDMRSNRKKQIRKERRQLRELGLNISIIEKEDIKRQHMDAIWEFYLHTTSRKWGRPYLNRQFFNLMFENFRHRLVLVLAKDEDKFVGGTFNVVKNKTLFGRYWGSIRDFKNLHFECCYYKLIDYSIANKIEIFEAGAQGEHKFLRGFVAVPTYSSHFIINREANEAIKKYLINERNYTTRLINDYNRISPLKYLHEQI; encoded by the coding sequence ATGCAAAACGTAAACAAAACCTTTCCGCACAATCCCAAAGAAAATAAAAAGAGTAGTCATTTTAATCTAACGGTATACGACTCAATCAAGCACATCGATAAAAATCAATACAATCGTATCACAGATCGCGAAAATCCCTTTCTCGAATATGAATTTCTTGAAGCCCTCGAAATTTCCGGTTGTGTTGGCAACGATACGAGCTGGATACCAAGACATATCGTATTATCCGATGACAAAAAAATTATAGGTGCCTTGACGTTCTATGTAAGGTTTGATTCCTACGGTGAATACATCTTTGATTGGGAATGGGCACAGGCTTTTGAGAATGCAGGCCTGCAATATTTCCCCAAGGTGGTAGTGGCAATACCATTTACTCCCGCTAATGGAACGCGCATTCTGGTAGATCCAGACTACTCGTTTGAGGAAATAGTTCTCGTGATGGTTAATTGCCTAATTGAATTCTGTAAAAAAGAGCATATCTCGTCTATTCATTTTCTTTTCTTGACCGAGAAGGAACAAAGGTTTCTAGAGAAGCTCGGTTTTTTGACTAGGAAAACCCATCAATATCATTGGAAAAATAGAGAATACGAGTGTTTTGACGACTTCCTAGACGATATGCGCTCAAACAGGAAAAAACAGATTCGAAAGGAAAGAAGGCAGCTTCGAGAACTTGGTTTAAATATATCAATTATCGAAAAAGAGGACATTAAAAGACAGCACATGGATGCAATATGGGAATTTTATTTGCATACAACATCTAGAAAATGGGGAAGGCCTTATCTAAACAGGCAATTTTTCAATTTGATGTTTGAAAACTTCAGGCATAGATTGGTTCTGGTTTTAGCGAAGGATGAAGACAAATTTGTTGGCGGTACCTTTAACGTTGTTAAAAACAAAACACTCTTCGGGCGTTACTGGGGATCCATTAGGGATTTCAAAAATCTCCATTTCGAATGCTGCTACTATAAGTTGATAGACTACTCAATAGCAAATAAAATTGAAATATTTGAAGCCGGTGCACAGGGTGAGCATAAGTTTCTGAGGGGCTTTGTTGCTGTGCCGACTTACAGTTCTCATTTCATCATAAATCGTGAGGCTAATGAAGCTATAAAAAAATATCTAATTAATGAGCGAAATTACACTACAAGATTAATAAACGATTACAACAGGATTTCACCTTTAAAATACTTGCATGAACAAATATAA